The Actinocatenispora sera genome has a window encoding:
- a CDS encoding MFS transporter, with amino-acid sequence MQNEAGVLLAERPRPEAVRGSPHAPWFAVATVCLGAFMGQLDASIVTLTFPALGHQFHTSLAAIEWVSLGYLVTLAALLVPAGRISDAAGRKAMYLLGFAVFTAASVGCGLAPSLPVLVAARVAQAVGAAMLQANSVALITTSVPGNKLRSALGTQAAAQAIGLALGPTVGGLLVHGVGWRWVFMINLPVGIAGLIAGRYLLPRTRHARPIGRFDTGGVLLLGTATTAALLAISAGSGLSVPAVLPIAAALLAAAAAVAFIGRERRAAEPLLALDQLRRPVLGGGLTAALLGYLVLFGPLVLGPYALAAVGVSGAATGPYLTALPLGFALAAVLGGRLLPAGLGNRARGVLGLGLAAAGMAVPALLGAAPPVLVPALFVTGFGLGIFTPANNAAVMAAVPHRAAGSAGGLVNTARALGTALGVALVTLVLHAGGGSGVQLSSGLLGIVAVAAGIVTLVSADRPAARTQRP; translated from the coding sequence ATGCAGAACGAAGCAGGAGTGCTCCTGGCGGAACGGCCGCGTCCCGAGGCGGTACGCGGCTCGCCGCACGCACCCTGGTTCGCGGTCGCGACCGTGTGCCTCGGCGCGTTCATGGGCCAGCTGGACGCGAGCATCGTGACGTTGACGTTCCCGGCACTCGGGCACCAGTTCCACACCTCGCTCGCCGCGATCGAGTGGGTCTCGCTCGGCTACCTCGTCACCCTCGCCGCCCTGCTGGTACCGGCCGGGCGGATCTCCGACGCCGCCGGCCGCAAGGCGATGTACCTGCTCGGGTTCGCGGTGTTCACCGCCGCCTCCGTCGGCTGCGGGCTGGCGCCGAGCCTGCCGGTGCTGGTCGCGGCGCGGGTCGCGCAGGCCGTCGGTGCGGCGATGCTGCAGGCCAACAGCGTCGCGCTGATCACCACCAGCGTGCCCGGCAACAAGCTCCGGTCGGCGCTGGGTACCCAGGCCGCGGCGCAGGCGATCGGGCTGGCGCTCGGGCCGACCGTCGGTGGGCTGCTGGTGCACGGGGTCGGCTGGCGCTGGGTTTTCATGATCAACCTGCCGGTCGGGATCGCCGGCCTGATCGCCGGCCGCTACCTACTGCCGCGCACCCGGCACGCCCGGCCGATCGGCCGGTTCGACACCGGCGGCGTGCTGCTGCTGGGCACCGCGACCACCGCCGCGCTGCTCGCCATCTCCGCCGGCTCCGGGCTGTCCGTACCGGCGGTGCTGCCGATCGCCGCGGCGCTGCTCGCCGCCGCGGCGGCGGTCGCGTTCATCGGCCGGGAACGGCGCGCCGCGGAGCCGCTGCTGGCGCTGGACCAGCTGCGCCGGCCGGTGCTCGGCGGCGGGTTGACCGCGGCGCTGCTCGGCTACCTGGTGCTGTTCGGCCCGCTGGTACTCGGGCCCTACGCGCTCGCCGCCGTCGGGGTCTCCGGCGCCGCGACCGGGCCGTACCTGACGGCGCTGCCGCTGGGATTCGCGCTCGCTGCGGTGCTCGGCGGCCGGCTGCTGCCGGCCGGGCTGGGCAACCGGGCCCGCGGCGTGCTCGGGCTCGGCCTCGCGGCGGCCGGCATGGCGGTACCGGCACTGCTCGGCGCCGCGCCGCCGGTGTTGGTGCCGGCGCTGTTCGTGACCGGATTCGGGTTGGGCATCTTCACTCCGGCGAACAACGCCGCGGTGATGGCGGCGGTACCGCACCGGGCGGCCGGCAGCGCCGGCGGGCTGGTGAACACGGCGCGCGCACTGGGTACCGCGTTGGGGGTCGCGCTGGTCACGCTGGTGCTGCATGCCGGCGGCGGTAGCGGGGTGCAATTGTCCAGCGGGCTGCTGGGAATTGTCGCGGTGGCCGCCGGTATCGTCACGCTGGTCAGCGCGGACCGTCCCGCCGCCCGTACGCAGCGGCCCTGA
- a CDS encoding L-serine ammonia-lyase, translating into MISVFDLFKIGIGPSSSHTVGPMRAAARFAHGLKADGVLAGTTRIRSELYGSLGATGHGHGSEAAVLLGLAGEDPETVDTDTVADRTAAIRTAGRLTVLGTHEVAFDDRDDLVLHRRRSLPFHPNGMIFTAYGATGEVLRTRTYYSVGGGFVVDETASGADRIKPDDTPVRYPFATGAELLGQTAAAGLSVSEVMLANELSWRTEPEIRAELLHVWAVMQECVRHGCETEGILPGSLKVHRRAAEMHRSLTGEHFTTDPLRVMDWVTLFALAVNEENASGGRVVTAPTNGAAGIVPAVLHYYWRFVPGSDDAGVVRFLLTAGAIGALFKQNASISGAEVGCQGEVGSACSMAAGGLAEVLGGTPEQVENAAEIAMEHNLGLTCDPVGGLVQIPCIERNAVASIKAITAARMALRGDGRHHVSLDKVIKTMRETGADMKVKYKETARGGLAVNVIEC; encoded by the coding sequence GTGATCAGCGTCTTCGATCTGTTCAAGATCGGCATAGGCCCGTCCAGCTCGCACACCGTCGGCCCGATGCGTGCCGCCGCCCGGTTCGCGCACGGTCTCAAGGCCGACGGCGTGCTCGCCGGCACCACCCGGATCCGCTCCGAGCTGTACGGGTCGCTCGGCGCCACCGGCCACGGCCACGGCAGCGAGGCCGCCGTCCTGCTCGGGCTGGCCGGCGAGGACCCGGAGACCGTCGACACCGACACCGTCGCCGACCGGACCGCGGCGATCCGGACGGCCGGCCGGCTGACCGTCCTCGGTACCCACGAGGTGGCCTTCGACGACCGCGACGACCTGGTCCTGCACCGCCGCCGCTCGCTGCCGTTCCACCCGAACGGAATGATCTTCACCGCGTACGGCGCGACCGGCGAGGTGCTGCGCACGCGCACGTACTACTCGGTCGGTGGCGGGTTCGTGGTCGACGAGACGGCCAGTGGCGCCGACCGGATCAAGCCGGACGACACCCCGGTGCGCTACCCGTTCGCGACCGGGGCGGAACTGCTCGGCCAGACCGCCGCGGCCGGCCTGTCGGTCAGCGAGGTGATGCTCGCGAACGAGCTGTCCTGGCGCACCGAACCCGAGATCCGGGCGGAACTGCTGCACGTCTGGGCGGTCATGCAGGAGTGCGTCCGGCACGGCTGCGAGACCGAGGGCATCCTGCCCGGCAGCCTGAAGGTGCACCGCCGCGCTGCCGAGATGCACCGCAGCCTGACCGGCGAGCACTTCACCACCGACCCGCTGCGGGTGATGGACTGGGTGACGCTGTTCGCTCTCGCCGTCAACGAGGAGAACGCGTCCGGCGGCCGGGTGGTCACCGCGCCGACCAACGGCGCGGCCGGCATCGTCCCCGCGGTCCTGCACTACTATTGGCGGTTCGTCCCCGGTTCCGACGACGCCGGCGTGGTCCGGTTCCTGCTCACCGCCGGGGCGATCGGCGCGCTGTTCAAGCAGAACGCGTCGATCTCCGGCGCCGAGGTCGGCTGCCAGGGCGAGGTCGGGTCGGCGTGCTCGATGGCCGCCGGCGGCCTCGCCGAGGTGCTCGGCGGTACGCCCGAGCAGGTGGAGAACGCCGCCGAGATCGCGATGGAGCACAACCTGGGCCTGACCTGCGACCCGGTCGGCGGGCTGGTGCAGATCCCGTGCATCGAGCGCAACGCGGTCGCCTCGATCAAGGCGATCACGGCGGCCCGGATGGCGTTGCGCGGCGACGGGCGGCACCACGTCTCGCTGGACAAGGTCATCAAGACCATGCGGGAGACCGGCGCGGACATGAAGGTCAAGTACAAGGAGACCGCGCGCGGGGGCCTCGCGGTCAACGTGATCGAGTGCTGA